One stretch of Aquimarina sp. Aq107 DNA includes these proteins:
- a CDS encoding DinB family protein — MKKESTTTRRKFIKGSSILAAGIAATPLMSFTNEDLSLNTADNIYLVGPQKGYSPQIGTLLSTMTMMRAWVIRTVKDLTIEQLDFQIDEQSNSIGAMLLHLAATERYYQLNTFDEISWGKWDDDIKKEWNIASGLGKKGREIIKGNSIDYYLKTLEEVREVTKKEFAKRDDTWIMKSEPFFSNQPTNNYAKWFHVCEHESNHRGQIKFIIKRLPA, encoded by the coding sequence ATGAAAAAAGAATCGACTACTACTAGGAGGAAATTCATTAAAGGATCATCAATACTGGCGGCTGGTATTGCGGCTACCCCATTGATGAGTTTTACAAATGAGGATCTTTCTCTAAACACTGCTGACAACATCTATCTGGTAGGTCCTCAAAAAGGGTATTCACCTCAGATAGGCACTTTATTATCTACTATGACTATGATGAGAGCTTGGGTAATCAGAACAGTAAAAGATCTTACGATAGAACAATTGGATTTTCAAATTGATGAGCAATCTAATTCTATTGGTGCTATGTTATTACATTTAGCAGCCACAGAAAGATACTATCAGCTTAATACTTTTGATGAAATTTCTTGGGGTAAATGGGACGATGACATTAAAAAAGAATGGAATATTGCGAGTGGTTTAGGTAAAAAAGGAAGAGAAATAATTAAAGGAAATTCAATTGATTATTATCTAAAAACACTTGAAGAAGTAAGAGAAGTAACTAAAAAAGAATTTGCAAAAAGAGATGATACTTGGATCATGAAATCTGAACCCTTTTTTAGTAATCAACCCACAAATAATTATGCAAAATGGTTTCATGTTTGTGAGCACGAATCTAATCATCGAGGACAAATAAAGTTTATTATAAAAAGGCTTCCTGCTTAA
- a CDS encoding M14 family metallopeptidase, with protein MKKLFLTLFIISTTWVFAQNNVQTPAEFLGYEIGSQFTRHADVVNYFNHVAANSGLVTYHTYGKTNERRPLTYAIITSSENQKNIENIRIDHLKNTGIVTGTSNPKMAIVWLSYNVHGNEASSTEAAMKTIYELITTKKDWLNNTVVIMDPCVNPDGRDRYANWYNQTKATPYNTDQNATEHNEPWPGGRPNHYLFDLNRDWAWATQVESYRRLTAYNKWMPHVHVDFHEQGINEPYYFAPAAEPFHEIITPWQRDFQTQIGKNHARYFDAEGWLFFTKERFDLLYPSYGDTYPTFMGAIGMTYEQAGHGRAGLGIQTDEGYVLTLKDRALHHTTTGLSTVEISSKNAEKLNTEFKKFFNNAGLKYKSYILNGEIDKINALTKLLDKHEIKYGYTNSTKISGFNFRENKQGSINANGALVVSTDQPKGKMVKVLFEPDAKLSEPLTYDITAWSIPHAYGLEAIASTSLIPANGTKKNKQINNTANPSGAGYIAKWNSLNDASFLADLLKNKIRVRFSEKDFANNGEKFKKGSLIITKSDNRKTIDYDKKVIDIANKHNRKLYTTASSFASSGVDFGSPDVKLINNQKIAVLKGNYTSSLSYGEIWHFFEQQLQYPITSIDTDYFKRVDLDKYDVLILPNGYYGGYLDKSSLDKLKGWIRSGGKVIAIANAVNAFANKDGFDLKSNKSKEEKKDSLGNLVPYDKRERERVKDFITGSIYKTQVDTSHPLAFGYEDTYFSLKLGSSSYQFLKDGYNVAYMKEPTSVSGFSGKDAFKGLKNSLVFGEARMGSGSIIYMVDNPLFRSFWENGKLFFVNAIFLTNNNKFRL; from the coding sequence ATGAAAAAATTATTCTTAACCCTATTTATAATTTCTACAACCTGGGTATTCGCACAAAACAATGTTCAAACTCCTGCAGAATTCTTAGGATATGAAATAGGCAGCCAATTTACAAGACATGCAGATGTAGTTAACTACTTTAATCACGTAGCTGCTAACTCAGGATTAGTAACATATCATACTTATGGAAAAACCAACGAAAGAAGACCTCTTACTTATGCGATTATAACAAGTTCAGAAAATCAAAAAAACATTGAAAATATACGAATAGATCATCTAAAAAATACTGGAATCGTAACAGGAACTAGTAATCCAAAAATGGCTATCGTCTGGCTTAGTTATAACGTTCATGGTAATGAAGCTTCTAGTACAGAAGCAGCAATGAAAACCATATATGAATTGATTACCACTAAAAAAGACTGGTTAAATAACACTGTGGTTATTATGGATCCTTGCGTAAATCCTGACGGTAGAGATCGATATGCAAACTGGTACAACCAAACCAAGGCAACTCCTTATAACACAGATCAGAATGCTACTGAACATAACGAACCTTGGCCTGGTGGTAGACCAAATCATTATCTTTTTGACCTTAATAGAGATTGGGCTTGGGCTACGCAGGTAGAATCTTATCGTCGACTGACAGCATATAACAAATGGATGCCACATGTACATGTAGATTTCCATGAACAAGGCATTAACGAACCTTATTATTTTGCTCCTGCTGCAGAACCATTTCATGAAATCATAACACCTTGGCAACGAGATTTTCAGACACAAATTGGTAAAAATCATGCAAGATATTTTGATGCAGAAGGTTGGTTATTCTTTACTAAAGAACGTTTTGACCTTTTATACCCTAGTTATGGAGATACTTACCCAACTTTTATGGGAGCTATTGGTATGACTTACGAACAAGCTGGACATGGACGTGCTGGATTAGGTATCCAAACGGACGAAGGATATGTTTTGACACTAAAAGATCGAGCATTACATCACACAACTACTGGATTATCTACAGTAGAAATTTCTTCAAAAAATGCAGAAAAACTAAATACAGAATTCAAGAAATTCTTTAATAATGCGGGATTAAAATATAAAAGTTATATCCTAAATGGAGAGATTGATAAAATTAATGCACTGACAAAACTTTTAGATAAGCATGAAATAAAATATGGATATACTAATAGTACAAAAATATCTGGTTTTAATTTTAGAGAAAATAAACAAGGTAGTATTAATGCAAATGGAGCATTGGTAGTAAGCACCGATCAACCAAAAGGTAAAATGGTAAAAGTATTATTCGAACCTGATGCTAAACTAAGTGAACCTCTTACCTATGATATAACAGCTTGGAGCATTCCGCACGCATATGGTTTAGAGGCAATTGCATCTACCTCATTAATACCTGCTAATGGAACTAAAAAGAACAAACAAATCAATAATACTGCAAATCCTTCTGGAGCAGGATATATTGCAAAATGGAATAGTTTAAATGATGCCAGTTTCTTAGCTGATTTACTCAAAAATAAAATCAGAGTCCGATTTAGCGAAAAAGATTTTGCAAATAATGGTGAGAAATTTAAGAAAGGAAGTTTAATTATTACTAAAAGTGATAATAGAAAAACAATAGATTATGATAAAAAAGTAATAGATATCGCTAACAAACATAATCGCAAACTATATACTACAGCTTCTAGTTTTGCATCAAGTGGAGTAGACTTTGGTTCTCCTGATGTAAAGCTTATCAATAATCAAAAAATTGCTGTTTTAAAAGGCAATTACACCTCTTCATTAAGCTATGGAGAAATCTGGCATTTCTTTGAACAACAGCTTCAATATCCTATTACATCTATTGATACCGATTATTTTAAGAGAGTAGACCTAGACAAATATGATGTTTTAATTCTTCCGAATGGATATTATGGAGGATATTTAGACAAAAGTTCTTTAGATAAATTAAAAGGATGGATCCGTAGTGGAGGAAAAGTTATTGCTATTGCCAATGCAGTAAATGCATTTGCAAACAAAGATGGTTTTGATTTAAAAAGCAATAAAAGTAAAGAAGAAAAAAAAGATTCTTTGGGTAATCTAGTACCTTATGATAAACGCGAACGTGAGCGAGTTAAAGATTTCATTACTGGAAGTATTTACAAAACTCAAGTAGACACTTCTCACCCTTTAGCTTTTGGGTACGAAGACACTTATTTTAGTTTAAAATTAGGTAGCAGTTCTTACCAATTTTTAAAAGACGGATATAATGTTGCTTATATGAAAGAGCCAACGAGTGTATCTGGTTTTTCCGGAAAAGATGCCTTTAAAGGACTTAAGAACTCTTTAGTTTTTGGTGAAGCGAGAATGGGTAGTGGAAGTATCATATACATGGTAGACAATCCATTGTTTAGATCTTTCTGGGAAAATGGAAAATTGTTTTTTGTCAACGCAATTTTCCTTACTAATAATAACAAGTTTAGACTTTAG
- the bshC gene encoding bacillithiol biosynthesis cysteine-adding enzyme BshC, producing MPSDCIPFRSTNYFSSFICDYLDEKPELKEFYHRYPKLDNFEDQIVEKQQSFSSENRKVLKAALLTQYTKVNISETTQNNIDLLDKDITFTVTTGHQLNLFTGPLYFLYKIVSTINLTSILKEKYPTYNFVPIYWMATEDHDFEEINYFNFKGKKIQWNRKDGGAVGVFDTKGLDAVFEIFSSEIGFGRNAERLKALFEEAYLHHNSLTDATRYLANELFAEYGLVIVDGDDKDLKRLFIPYVEKELEGQVSYNNVMPKAEKLASKGYKIQVNPREINLFYLSEGLRERIIEKDDSYFVNDTDIVWEKNELLQELSEFPERFSPNVMMRPLYQEVILPNLCYIGGGGELAYWLELKDYFDAVKIPFPMLLLRNSVLMQTTKQEQKIKKLEVSDEELFLKQHELINRKVRQISNIDINFDPQRIQLKEQFKGLYELANQTDVTFLKAVKAQEVKQLKGLDMLEKRLLKAQRLKLSDQVKRLTSIQNELFPNQSLQERNTNFSEMYLEYGENLIPELIKNLNPLLGEFIILKQ from the coding sequence ATGCCAAGTGACTGTATTCCGTTTAGATCAACAAATTACTTCTCATCTTTTATTTGTGATTATTTAGACGAAAAACCTGAGCTTAAAGAATTTTATCATAGATATCCGAAGCTTGATAATTTTGAAGATCAGATTGTAGAGAAACAGCAGTCTTTTTCATCAGAAAATCGAAAAGTACTTAAAGCTGCATTACTTACTCAATATACCAAAGTAAATATTTCCGAAACTACTCAAAATAATATTGATCTTTTAGATAAGGATATTACCTTTACAGTAACTACAGGTCATCAATTAAACCTTTTTACGGGTCCTTTATATTTTTTGTATAAAATAGTCTCAACAATAAATCTAACTTCTATATTAAAAGAGAAGTATCCAACATATAATTTTGTTCCTATATATTGGATGGCAACGGAAGATCATGATTTTGAGGAAATCAATTATTTTAATTTTAAAGGAAAGAAAATACAGTGGAATCGCAAAGATGGAGGTGCTGTTGGAGTTTTTGATACTAAAGGTTTAGATGCAGTTTTTGAAATATTTTCTTCTGAAATAGGATTCGGAAGAAACGCAGAACGTTTAAAAGCTCTTTTTGAAGAAGCTTATTTACATCATAATAGTCTCACGGATGCTACTAGGTATTTAGCAAATGAATTATTTGCAGAATACGGGCTGGTTATTGTTGATGGAGATGATAAAGATTTAAAACGTCTCTTTATTCCATATGTAGAAAAAGAACTCGAGGGACAGGTTTCGTATAATAATGTAATGCCTAAAGCAGAAAAATTAGCTTCTAAGGGGTATAAAATACAAGTTAATCCCAGAGAAATTAATCTGTTTTATCTTTCAGAAGGTTTAAGAGAACGTATCATAGAAAAGGATGATAGTTATTTTGTAAATGATACAGATATTGTTTGGGAAAAGAATGAGTTGTTACAAGAATTATCTGAGTTCCCGGAGCGATTTAGTCCTAATGTTATGATGAGGCCACTATATCAAGAAGTGATTTTACCTAATCTTTGTTATATAGGAGGCGGCGGTGAGCTTGCTTATTGGTTGGAATTAAAAGACTATTTTGATGCAGTGAAAATTCCATTTCCGATGCTCTTGTTGCGTAATTCTGTATTAATGCAAACAACAAAACAAGAACAGAAAATTAAAAAATTAGAAGTCTCTGATGAAGAGCTATTTTTGAAACAACATGAGTTGATCAATCGTAAAGTCAGACAGATATCTAATATTGATATTAATTTTGATCCACAACGAATACAATTAAAAGAGCAGTTTAAAGGATTGTACGAACTAGCAAATCAAACAGATGTGACTTTTTTAAAAGCAGTAAAGGCTCAAGAAGTTAAGCAGCTTAAAGGGCTAGATATGCTAGAAAAGAGATTGCTCAAAGCACAACGTTTAAAACTTAGTGATCAAGTTAAGCGATTAACGAGTATACAAAATGAGCTATTCCCTAATCAAAGTTTACAAGAGAGAAATACTAATTTTTCTGAAATGTATCTTGAATATGGAGAAAACTTAATTCCGGAGCTTATCAAAAACTTAAATCCTTTGTTAGGCGAGTTTATTATTTTGAAACAGTAG
- a CDS encoding LLM class oxidoreductase: MLKTIAKKNRLSLGLVFPLESYSGSIAKMENQEKLAKIAEDCGFKALWFRDVPFNDPSFGDAGQLYDPWIYMTHIMNHTKEIALATGSIILPLRHPVHTAKSIQSLQQLSKGRMVVGTASGDRPIEYPPFNYNLENKSELFRDSFFYIKALQKDFPIYQSKYYGKTDGRIDILPKSQYHTPMLVTGHSGQSLEWIATHADGWLYYPRDFNFLKQTLSNWSNALEKAEQSWKPYLQSLYIDLLEDKNASPHGIHLGFKSGTAYMTKHLQALESVGVNHVIINLKYGNRPAETVIEELGKDVLPHFM; encoded by the coding sequence ATGCTAAAAACGATAGCCAAAAAAAATAGGCTAAGTTTGGGACTTGTTTTTCCGCTGGAATCTTACAGCGGTTCCATTGCAAAAATGGAAAACCAAGAAAAACTAGCCAAAATAGCAGAGGATTGTGGTTTCAAGGCTCTTTGGTTTAGAGACGTACCTTTTAATGATCCTTCTTTTGGAGATGCCGGACAATTATATGACCCTTGGATTTACATGACTCATATAATGAATCATACCAAAGAAATTGCGTTAGCAACAGGAAGTATTATTCTACCGTTACGCCATCCTGTTCATACTGCTAAATCAATACAAAGTTTGCAACAATTATCAAAAGGTAGGATGGTCGTTGGTACAGCATCTGGTGATCGACCAATTGAATATCCTCCATTTAATTATAACCTAGAAAATAAAAGTGAGTTATTTAGAGATAGTTTTTTTTACATTAAAGCACTGCAAAAAGACTTTCCTATATATCAATCAAAATATTATGGTAAAACAGATGGTAGAATTGATATACTCCCAAAATCACAATATCATACTCCCATGTTAGTAACCGGCCATTCTGGACAATCATTAGAATGGATTGCAACACACGCGGATGGTTGGTTATATTATCCTAGAGATTTTAATTTTCTAAAGCAAACATTATCTAATTGGTCTAACGCTTTAGAAAAGGCTGAACAATCCTGGAAACCTTACTTGCAATCATTGTATATTGATTTATTAGAAGACAAGAATGCATCTCCACATGGAATTCACCTTGGGTTTAAATCAGGTACAGCATATATGACAAAACATTTACAAGCATTAGAATCTGTAGGGGTAAATCATGTAATTATTAATCTAAAGTATGGTAACAGACCAGCCGAAACCGTTATTGAAGAACTAGGTAAAGATGTTTTACCACATTTTATGTAA
- a CDS encoding SDR family NAD(P)-dependent oxidoreductase, whose product MKTIFITGSTDGIGKLTAIKLAKFGHSICVHGRNSEKLLRTITEIKETTNNENIIGFVGDFSDLNSVREMTSKIKQDISKIDVLINNAGIFKSPATHNKDGIDIRFVVNYLAPFLLTKELISLLQKSTTPRIINLSSAAQSTVSLDALSGKSSLSEQEAYAQSKLALTMWNTKLAKEFNYINIIAVNPGSLLNTKMVKEAYGNHWSPAEKGVDILFDLATSDKYSNDSGKYFDNDKGFFSKAHRDAYDQNKINQLISITNSMLVK is encoded by the coding sequence ATGAAAACTATTTTTATCACAGGAAGCACTGACGGAATAGGAAAATTAACTGCTATAAAACTTGCTAAGTTTGGGCATTCTATTTGTGTACACGGAAGAAATTCAGAGAAACTATTACGTACTATTACAGAAATAAAAGAAACCACAAATAATGAAAACATAATAGGTTTTGTTGGAGACTTCTCTGATTTGAATAGCGTAAGAGAAATGACGTCCAAAATCAAACAAGATATTTCTAAAATAGATGTTCTTATAAATAATGCAGGAATATTTAAAAGTCCTGCAACACATAATAAAGACGGAATAGATATTAGGTTTGTAGTAAACTATCTCGCTCCATTTTTATTAACAAAAGAATTAATCTCCTTACTCCAAAAAAGCACTACTCCTAGAATAATTAACTTGAGTTCTGCGGCGCAATCCACTGTCTCCCTTGATGCTCTATCAGGAAAAAGTTCACTATCAGAACAAGAAGCATATGCACAAAGTAAATTAGCTTTAACCATGTGGAATACTAAACTAGCAAAAGAATTCAACTATATAAACATAATAGCCGTAAATCCAGGCTCATTGCTAAATACTAAAATGGTTAAAGAAGCATATGGAAACCATTGGTCTCCAGCAGAAAAAGGTGTCGATATATTATTTGACTTAGCCACTTCTGATAAATACTCCAATGATTCTGGTAAATATTTTGATAATGATAAAGGTTTTTTTTCTAAAGCACACCGAGATGCGTATGATCAAAATAAAATAAATCAGTTAATTTCAATTACTAATTCAATGTTAGTCAAGTAA
- a CDS encoding DUF4437 domain-containing protein, giving the protein MRKIIIIFIFLTTAITISCNNSENKTSESIKEPTNKVLLSSQIQWEKLNPARGDQSPQAGTIWGDRNKEVPTGFLAKFIDGFSSPPHIHNVTYRAIVISGSIHNDDPKAKNMWMKPGSFWTQPAGESHITSAKGVENIALVEIDKGPYLVKPIDKAFDNGEKPINIDVSNIIWLDNSETNWITPNSDAEISFLWKSKSINQHKGLFIKLPNGFNGALKTNGNIVHAVIIKGLLNYTMPQTDEVKDLDTGSYFGSIDNTIHKVSNNTNKEVLLYMRTNGDVKIEETKQH; this is encoded by the coding sequence GTGAGAAAGATCATTATAATTTTCATCTTCTTAACTACTGCTATAACAATTTCTTGTAATAATTCTGAAAACAAAACTTCAGAAAGCATTAAAGAACCAACTAATAAAGTTTTGCTGAGCTCCCAAATTCAGTGGGAAAAACTAAATCCTGCTCGTGGTGATCAAAGCCCCCAAGCGGGAACTATTTGGGGAGACCGAAACAAAGAAGTCCCAACTGGATTTTTAGCTAAATTTATAGATGGATTTTCTTCTCCTCCACACATCCATAATGTTACTTACAGAGCTATTGTTATTAGTGGCTCCATTCATAACGATGATCCAAAAGCTAAAAATATGTGGATGAAACCTGGTAGTTTTTGGACACAACCTGCAGGAGAATCGCATATCACTTCTGCAAAAGGAGTAGAAAACATAGCATTGGTAGAAATAGACAAAGGTCCATATCTAGTAAAACCTATAGACAAAGCTTTTGATAATGGTGAGAAACCAATCAACATAGATGTATCTAATATTATATGGCTGGATAATTCTGAAACCAATTGGATAACTCCCAATAGTGATGCAGAAATCAGTTTTCTTTGGAAAAGCAAATCTATTAACCAACACAAAGGACTTTTTATAAAATTACCTAATGGTTTTAATGGAGCACTAAAGACTAACGGAAATATTGTACACGCGGTAATAATAAAGGGTTTATTAAACTACACTATGCCACAAACTGATGAAGTAAAAGATTTAGACACGGGAAGTTATTTTGGTTCGATAGATAATACAATTCATAAAGTTTCTAACAATACTAATAAAGAAGTTCTTCTATATATGAGAACCAATGGAGATGTTAAGATCGAAGAAACAAAACAACATTAA
- a CDS encoding putative quinol monooxygenase, with translation MTKLTIVARILAKEEKRELVKSELLKLIDITRAEKGCINYDLHQDNENPNLFLFHENWESRALWQEHMNNDHLAAYMKATDGAVEEFVLNEMNQIA, from the coding sequence ATGACAAAACTTACTATAGTTGCAAGAATACTTGCTAAAGAAGAAAAAAGAGAACTGGTAAAATCCGAATTATTAAAACTTATTGATATTACTAGAGCAGAAAAAGGATGTATTAATTATGATTTACATCAAGATAATGAAAACCCAAATTTGTTCCTATTTCATGAAAATTGGGAAAGTAGAGCCTTATGGCAAGAACATATGAATAATGATCACTTAGCAGCTTATATGAAAGCTACTGATGGGGCTGTTGAGGAATTTGTCTTAAATGAAATGAACCAAATTGCATAA
- a CDS encoding NAD(P)H-dependent oxidoreductase, whose product MSFLNSMQNRYTTKKYNPNKKINSETINELKEILNLSPSSINSQPWKFTLVSNQKTKEQLSKVSWLNAGKVIDCDTVVVFSRIDNISLFEKQIEEELPAGAVSYFKEFIKPQSEEQIKSWFGHQLYLSLGVFLSACAEMGIDATPMEGIEPDNYNTILELENYHTLVAVAIGYRDPEDNNQPSKRPKSRRNINQVVETI is encoded by the coding sequence ATGAGCTTCCTAAATTCAATGCAAAATCGTTATACAACAAAAAAGTATAACCCAAATAAAAAAATAAACTCGGAAACAATTAATGAGCTAAAAGAGATTTTAAACTTAAGTCCATCTTCTATTAATAGTCAACCTTGGAAATTTACACTTGTGTCCAATCAAAAAACTAAAGAGCAACTCTCTAAAGTATCATGGTTAAATGCAGGTAAAGTAATAGACTGCGACACTGTTGTAGTTTTTAGTAGAATTGACAATATTTCACTTTTCGAAAAACAAATAGAAGAAGAATTACCTGCTGGAGCTGTTAGTTATTTTAAAGAATTTATCAAACCACAATCAGAGGAACAAATTAAATCTTGGTTTGGACATCAATTATACCTTTCATTAGGTGTATTCTTAAGCGCTTGTGCTGAAATGGGAATTGACGCAACACCAATGGAAGGAATTGAACCTGACAATTACAATACTATATTAGAATTAGAAAATTATCATACACTGGTAGCAGTTGCCATTGGATATAGAGATCCAGAAGATAATAATCAACCAAGTAAAAGACCTAAGTCTAGAAGAAACATAAATCAAGTTGTAGAAACTATTTAA
- a CDS encoding helix-turn-helix domain-containing protein, with product MLKFKGKEYPCCASLTMGMIGGKWKTVILFHLLKETLRYSELRKEMPTVTERTLSLQLKALEEDGLINRKVYTSKPPLKVEYSLTDFGKTLTPLIESIASWGDFVLENYSD from the coding sequence ATGTTAAAATTTAAAGGGAAAGAATACCCTTGTTGTGCAAGTTTAACCATGGGTATGATTGGTGGCAAATGGAAGACAGTAATTTTATTTCATTTGCTAAAAGAAACACTACGATATAGTGAGTTAAGAAAGGAGATGCCAACGGTTACGGAGAGAACATTAAGTCTACAATTAAAAGCGTTAGAAGAAGATGGGTTAATCAATAGAAAAGTGTATACCTCTAAACCTCCTTTAAAAGTAGAATATTCGTTAACAGATTTTGGAAAAACTTTAACACCATTAATAGAGTCTATTGCAAGTTGGGGAGATTTTGTTCTGGAAAATTACTCGGATTAG
- a CDS encoding GNAT family N-acetyltransferase, which yields MTITTKVTIESCKKENIKTIVDGINSYNLSKVPAIADIWTPLEFIAKDHNGEEIGGLLGGIGYWNGLEIKILWVKETHRRQGVGTILIKHVEKIAKEKGVKTVMLDTFDFQAEDFYVKNGYQILGELNNFPEGHRRIYFSKRIDE from the coding sequence ATGACAATAACAACCAAAGTTACTATTGAATCCTGCAAAAAGGAAAATATTAAAACCATAGTAGATGGAATTAACTCGTATAACCTGAGTAAGGTGCCAGCAATTGCAGATATATGGACTCCATTAGAATTTATTGCCAAAGACCATAATGGGGAAGAAATCGGAGGTCTTTTAGGAGGTATTGGGTATTGGAATGGGTTAGAAATTAAAATTTTATGGGTAAAAGAAACACATAGAAGACAAGGTGTTGGGACTATATTAATTAAACACGTTGAAAAGATTGCTAAAGAAAAGGGAGTTAAAACAGTAATGCTTGATACATTTGATTTTCAGGCAGAAGATTTTTATGTAAAAAATGGATATCAAATCCTAGGAGAACTTAATAACTTCCCTGAAGGGCATCGACGCATTTATTTTTCAAAAAGAATAGATGAATAA